Proteins co-encoded in one Salvia splendens isolate huo1 chromosome 4, SspV2, whole genome shotgun sequence genomic window:
- the LOC121799721 gene encoding probable pectate lyase 8: MAMDSKKLAVTLFSAMLFLFFVGAMARVEKSQTAIPSDAEKLQSYPNSTMAEKLGGIDEEEALNEHAVADPEEVVRMVEMATQNSTERRKLGFFSCGTGNPIDDCWRCDPNWHKNRKRLADCGIGFGRNAIGGRDGRFYVVTDPNDDTPVNPRPGTLRHAVIQDKPLWIVFKRDMVIKLKQELIMNSFKTIDGRGANVHIAGGGCITIQYVTNVIIHGLHIHDCKPTGNAMVRSSPSHYGWRTMADGDAISIFGSSHVWVDHNSLSNCADGLVDAVMGSTSITISNNYFTHHNEVMLLGHSDSYTRDKQMQVTIAFNHFGEGLIQRMPRCRHGYFHVVNNDYTHWEMYAIGGSANPTINSQGNRYLAPSNPFAKEVTKRVDTNQGQWKGWNWRSAGDLMLNGAYFTPSGAGASASYARASSLGAKSSSMVGTITSGSGVLGCRRGHQC; this comes from the exons ATGGCGATGGATTCGAAGAAATTGGCGGTGACTCTGTTTTCAGCTATGCTGTTTCTGTTTTTCGTTGGAGCTATGGCTAGAGTTGAGAAATCTCAAACCGCGATACCGAG CGACGCGGAGAAATTGCAGAGCTACCCAAACTCAACAATGGCGGAAAA GTTGGGAGGCATTGATGAGGAGGAGGCCTTGAATGAACATGCTGTGGCTGATCCAGAAGAGGTTGTGAGAATGGTTGAAAT GGCAACTCAGAACAGCACGGAGAGGCGAAAACTGGGATTTTTCTCATGCGGAACCGGTAACCCCATTGACGACTGTTGGCGTTGTGATCCCAATTGGCACAAGAACCGCAAGCGCCTGGCGGACTGTGGCATTGGTTTTGGGCGCAACGCCATTGGAGGCCGTGATGGGCGGTTCTACGTCGTGACTGACCCTAACGATGACACCCCCGTGAACCCCAGGCCGGGAACTCTAAGGCATGCTGTTATCCAAGACAAGCCCCTCTGGATCGTGTTCAAGCGCGATATGGTTATCAAGCTGAAACAGGAACTGATCATGAACAGTTTCAAGACCATTGATGGGCGTGGCGCGAATGTCCACATAGCTGGTGGCGGCTGCATCACTATCCAATATGTCACCAATGTGATCATCCATGGCCTCCACATCCATGACTGCAAACCAACTGGCAATGCCATGGTGAGGAGCTCGCCTTCCCATTACGGTTGGAGGACTATGGCTGATGGTGACGCCATTTCCATATTTGGGTCGAGCCATGTCTGGGTGGATCACAATTCGCTCTCTAACTGTGCGGATGGCCTTGTGGACGCTGTGATGGGATCCACTTCCATTACCATTTCCAACAATTACTTCACCCACCACAATGAG GTTATGCTCTTGGGCCACAGTGACTCCTACACGAGAGACAAGCAAATGCAGGTCACCATTGCCTTCAATCACTTTGGTGAAGGCCTTATTCAGAGAATGCCTAG ATGCCGCCATGGATACTTCCACGTGGTGAACAATGACTACACTCACTGGGAGATGTACGCCATTGGTGGAAGCGCAAACCCCACGATCAACAGCCAAGGAAACAGATATCTTGCACCAAGTAATCCTTTTGCAAAAGAG GTGACAAAGAGGGTTGACACAAATCAAGGTCAGTGGAAGGGGTGGAACTGGAGATCCGCGGGCGACCTCATGCTTAATGGAGCTTACTTCACCCCATCCGGAGCCGGAGCTTCAGCCAGCTATGCTAGAGCTTCGAGCCTAGGTGCCAAGTCATCCTCCATGGTAGGAACCATTACATCCGGATCCGGTGTTCTTGGATGCCGCCGTGGTCATCAGTGTTAA